In a single window of the Raphanus sativus cultivar WK10039 chromosome 9, ASM80110v3, whole genome shotgun sequence genome:
- the LOC108828177 gene encoding U-box domain-containing protein 34 isoform X3 has translation MTKPNGLLDRERSFLVMMSNVFEGAPPDYSSISVAVKGSIGDTVGGAASRRAVRWAVDNLLPHIDRLVLVHVMPTVTTIPSPSGSKIPVEDLEESVVCMYKQDLRKEYEEVFVPFNKICGSIKVETLLLEHDDPAKALLKYITDSDVECLVIGSCSPSFLTRKKGQEMPLTVLGKSPETCEVYVIAKDRVLTKSTNQLSPDKPYSFRTPKVAETHHINRTCSDKTGLAASYMSPSPARNQIRRPVSLPPSHQVSRVFSPAQASTSIPLAHDEQVRSIFGNNFISTSNMQLNPGANTKTPQSNVMYEVEQLRKQVQTTLNMYKQACKELVHKQTQVQSLSYECIKDTKRVISALEKEEMLRKEAEEEKQKHLKAVKEIEETKALLAKEFCDRKLAELNALQQALEKHKVMDQLFLSDSRYRKYTKEEIVAATNNFSSSKIIGEGGYGKVYKCSLDHTPVALKVRRPDTIEKKQEFLREICVLSQLRHPHVVLLVGACPDNGSLVYEYMENGSLDAHISRKKGKPSLPWFIRFRIIYETACGLAFLHNSKPEPIVHRDLKPGNILLDKNY, from the exons ATGACCAAACCAAATGGTCTTCTTGATCGAGAAAGAAGTTTCTTAGTGATGATGTCGAACGTGTTCGAAGGAGCTCCTCCGGATTATTCGTCGATATCCGTCGCCGTTAAAGGATCCATCGGCGACACCGTTGGAGGAGCTGCTAGCCGTCGCGCTGTTCGTTGGGCCGTCGACAATCTCCTTCCCCATATCGATCGGTTAGTTTTAGTTCACGTCATGCCTACCGTAACCACTATTCCATCTCCTT CTGGATCAAAGATTCCAGTGGAGGACTTGGAAGAGAGCGTTGTGTGCATGTACAAACAAGATTTGAGAAAAGAATACGAAGAGGTCTTTGTGCCGTTTAATAAGATCTGCGGTTCAATCAAA GTTGAGACTCTGTTGCTGGAACATGATGATCCTGCAAAGGCGCTTTTGAAGTATATAACAGATAGTGACGTTGAGTGTTTAGTGATTGGCTCCTGCTCTCCAAGTTTCCTTACAAG GAAAAAGGGACAAGAAATGCCATTAACGGTACTAGGAAAATCTCCAGAGACATGTGAAGTATATGTTATCGCCAAAGATCGAGTACTGACCAAATCAACCAATCAGTTATCTCCAG ATAAACCATATAGTTTCCGCACACCCAAAGTAGCAGAAACTCATCATATCAACCGTACATGCTCGGATAAGACAGGATTGGCAGCTTCATACATGTCACCATCACCAGCTAGGAATCAGATTCGAAGGCCCGTCTCTTTGCCGCCTAGTCATCAAGTCTCTCGAGTGTTTTCTCCTGCACAGGCCTCAACTAGTATCCCTTTGGCCCATGACGAACAAGTCCGCtctatatttggaaataattttatttccaCTAGTAACATGCAGTTGAACCCTGGAGCTAACACGAAAACACCCCAG TCAAATGTAATGTATGAGGTAGAGCAGCTAAGGAAACAAGTACAAACCACTCTTAACATGTACAAGCAAGCTTGTAAAGAGCTAGTTCATAAACAAACACAG GTGCAGTCTCTTTCCTATGAGTGTATCAAAGACACCAAAAGGGTCATATCAGCTCTGGAAAAAGAAGAAATGCTGAgaaaagaagcagaagaagagaaacaaaagcATCTAAAAGCCGTCAAAGAGATCGAAGAAACAAAAGCATTACTAGCCAAAGAGTTCTGCGATCGGAAACTAGCCGAACTAAATGCACTCCAGCAGGCCTTGGAGAAACATAAAGTCATGGACCAGCTCTTCTTGAGTGACAGTCGGTACAGAAAGTACACGAAAGAAGAGATAGTTGCAGCTACAAATAACTTCTCTTCGAGTAAAATCATCGGCGAAGGAGGATACGGGAAAGTATACAAATGCAGCCTTGATCACACCCCAGTAGCACTTAAGGTTCGAAGACCTGACACAATCGAGAAGAAACAAGAATTCTTAAGAGAG ATCTGTGTCTTAAGCCAGCTTAGACATCCTCATGTGGTTCTTCTCGTCGGTGCTTGTCCTGATAACGGTAGCCTTGTCTATGAGTACATGGAGAACGGAAGCTTAGATGCTCACATCTCTCGCAAGAAAGGGAAACCATCTCTCCCATGGTTCATCAGATTCAGAATCATCTACGAAACAGCATGTGGGTTAGCTTTCCTCCACAACTCAAAACCAGAGCCCATCGTCCACCGTGATCTCAAACCAGGCAACATTCTCTTAGACAAGAACTATTAA
- the LOC108828177 gene encoding U-box domain-containing protein 34 isoform X1: MTKPNGLLDRERSFLVMMSNVFEGAPPDYSSISVAVKGSIGDTVGGAASRRAVRWAVDNLLPHIDRLVLVHVMPTVTTIPSPSGSKIPVEDLEESVVCMYKQDLRKEYEEVFVPFNKICGSIKVETLLLEHDDPAKALLKYITDSDVECLVIGSCSPSFLTRKKGQEMPLTVLGKSPETCEVYVIAKDRVLTKSTNQLSPVKLSADKPYSFRTPKVAETHHINRTCSDKTGLAASYMSPSPARNQIRRPVSLPPSHQVSRVFSPAQASTSIPLAHDEQVRSIFGNNFISTSNMQLNPGANTKTPQSNVMYEVEQLRKQVQTTLNMYKQACKELVHKQTQVQSLSYECIKDTKRVISALEKEEMLRKEAEEEKQKHLKAVKEIEETKALLAKEFCDRKLAELNALQQALEKHKVMDQLFLSDSRYRKYTKEEIVAATNNFSSSKIIGEGGYGKVYKCSLDHTPVALKVRRPDTIEKKQEFLREICVLSQLRHPHVVLLVGACPDNGSLVYEYMENGSLDAHISRKKGKPSLPWFIRFRIIYETACGLAFLHNSKPEPIVHRDLKPGNILLDKNY; encoded by the exons ATGACCAAACCAAATGGTCTTCTTGATCGAGAAAGAAGTTTCTTAGTGATGATGTCGAACGTGTTCGAAGGAGCTCCTCCGGATTATTCGTCGATATCCGTCGCCGTTAAAGGATCCATCGGCGACACCGTTGGAGGAGCTGCTAGCCGTCGCGCTGTTCGTTGGGCCGTCGACAATCTCCTTCCCCATATCGATCGGTTAGTTTTAGTTCACGTCATGCCTACCGTAACCACTATTCCATCTCCTT CTGGATCAAAGATTCCAGTGGAGGACTTGGAAGAGAGCGTTGTGTGCATGTACAAACAAGATTTGAGAAAAGAATACGAAGAGGTCTTTGTGCCGTTTAATAAGATCTGCGGTTCAATCAAA GTTGAGACTCTGTTGCTGGAACATGATGATCCTGCAAAGGCGCTTTTGAAGTATATAACAGATAGTGACGTTGAGTGTTTAGTGATTGGCTCCTGCTCTCCAAGTTTCCTTACAAG GAAAAAGGGACAAGAAATGCCATTAACGGTACTAGGAAAATCTCCAGAGACATGTGAAGTATATGTTATCGCCAAAGATCGAGTACTGACCAAATCAACCAATCAGTTATCTCCAG TGAAACTTTCAGCAGATAAACCATATAGTTTCCGCACACCCAAAGTAGCAGAAACTCATCATATCAACCGTACATGCTCGGATAAGACAGGATTGGCAGCTTCATACATGTCACCATCACCAGCTAGGAATCAGATTCGAAGGCCCGTCTCTTTGCCGCCTAGTCATCAAGTCTCTCGAGTGTTTTCTCCTGCACAGGCCTCAACTAGTATCCCTTTGGCCCATGACGAACAAGTCCGCtctatatttggaaataattttatttccaCTAGTAACATGCAGTTGAACCCTGGAGCTAACACGAAAACACCCCAG TCAAATGTAATGTATGAGGTAGAGCAGCTAAGGAAACAAGTACAAACCACTCTTAACATGTACAAGCAAGCTTGTAAAGAGCTAGTTCATAAACAAACACAG GTGCAGTCTCTTTCCTATGAGTGTATCAAAGACACCAAAAGGGTCATATCAGCTCTGGAAAAAGAAGAAATGCTGAgaaaagaagcagaagaagagaaacaaaagcATCTAAAAGCCGTCAAAGAGATCGAAGAAACAAAAGCATTACTAGCCAAAGAGTTCTGCGATCGGAAACTAGCCGAACTAAATGCACTCCAGCAGGCCTTGGAGAAACATAAAGTCATGGACCAGCTCTTCTTGAGTGACAGTCGGTACAGAAAGTACACGAAAGAAGAGATAGTTGCAGCTACAAATAACTTCTCTTCGAGTAAAATCATCGGCGAAGGAGGATACGGGAAAGTATACAAATGCAGCCTTGATCACACCCCAGTAGCACTTAAGGTTCGAAGACCTGACACAATCGAGAAGAAACAAGAATTCTTAAGAGAG ATCTGTGTCTTAAGCCAGCTTAGACATCCTCATGTGGTTCTTCTCGTCGGTGCTTGTCCTGATAACGGTAGCCTTGTCTATGAGTACATGGAGAACGGAAGCTTAGATGCTCACATCTCTCGCAAGAAAGGGAAACCATCTCTCCCATGGTTCATCAGATTCAGAATCATCTACGAAACAGCATGTGGGTTAGCTTTCCTCCACAACTCAAAACCAGAGCCCATCGTCCACCGTGATCTCAAACCAGGCAACATTCTCTTAGACAAGAACTATTAA
- the LOC108828177 gene encoding U-box domain-containing protein 34 isoform X2, whose product MTKPNGLLDRERSFLVMMSNVFEGAPPDYSSISVAVKGSIGDTVGGAASRRAVRWAVDNLLPHIDRLVLVHVMPTVTTIPSPSGSKIPVEDLEESVVCMYKQDLRKEYEEVFVPFNKICGSIKVETLLLEHDDPAKALLKYITDSDVECLVIGSCSPSFLTRKKGQEMPLTVLGKSPETCEVYVIAKDRVLTKSTNQLSPVKLSADKPYSFRTPKVAETHHINRTCSDKTGLAASYMSPSPARNQIRRPVSLPPSHQVSRVFSPAQASTSIPLAHDEQVRSIFGNNFISTSNMQLNPGANTKTPQSNVMYEVEQLRKQVQTTLNMYKQACKELVHKQTQSLSYECIKDTKRVISALEKEEMLRKEAEEEKQKHLKAVKEIEETKALLAKEFCDRKLAELNALQQALEKHKVMDQLFLSDSRYRKYTKEEIVAATNNFSSSKIIGEGGYGKVYKCSLDHTPVALKVRRPDTIEKKQEFLREICVLSQLRHPHVVLLVGACPDNGSLVYEYMENGSLDAHISRKKGKPSLPWFIRFRIIYETACGLAFLHNSKPEPIVHRDLKPGNILLDKNY is encoded by the exons ATGACCAAACCAAATGGTCTTCTTGATCGAGAAAGAAGTTTCTTAGTGATGATGTCGAACGTGTTCGAAGGAGCTCCTCCGGATTATTCGTCGATATCCGTCGCCGTTAAAGGATCCATCGGCGACACCGTTGGAGGAGCTGCTAGCCGTCGCGCTGTTCGTTGGGCCGTCGACAATCTCCTTCCCCATATCGATCGGTTAGTTTTAGTTCACGTCATGCCTACCGTAACCACTATTCCATCTCCTT CTGGATCAAAGATTCCAGTGGAGGACTTGGAAGAGAGCGTTGTGTGCATGTACAAACAAGATTTGAGAAAAGAATACGAAGAGGTCTTTGTGCCGTTTAATAAGATCTGCGGTTCAATCAAA GTTGAGACTCTGTTGCTGGAACATGATGATCCTGCAAAGGCGCTTTTGAAGTATATAACAGATAGTGACGTTGAGTGTTTAGTGATTGGCTCCTGCTCTCCAAGTTTCCTTACAAG GAAAAAGGGACAAGAAATGCCATTAACGGTACTAGGAAAATCTCCAGAGACATGTGAAGTATATGTTATCGCCAAAGATCGAGTACTGACCAAATCAACCAATCAGTTATCTCCAG TGAAACTTTCAGCAGATAAACCATATAGTTTCCGCACACCCAAAGTAGCAGAAACTCATCATATCAACCGTACATGCTCGGATAAGACAGGATTGGCAGCTTCATACATGTCACCATCACCAGCTAGGAATCAGATTCGAAGGCCCGTCTCTTTGCCGCCTAGTCATCAAGTCTCTCGAGTGTTTTCTCCTGCACAGGCCTCAACTAGTATCCCTTTGGCCCATGACGAACAAGTCCGCtctatatttggaaataattttatttccaCTAGTAACATGCAGTTGAACCCTGGAGCTAACACGAAAACACCCCAG TCAAATGTAATGTATGAGGTAGAGCAGCTAAGGAAACAAGTACAAACCACTCTTAACATGTACAAGCAAGCTTGTAAAGAGCTAGTTCATAAACAAACACAG TCTCTTTCCTATGAGTGTATCAAAGACACCAAAAGGGTCATATCAGCTCTGGAAAAAGAAGAAATGCTGAgaaaagaagcagaagaagagaaacaaaagcATCTAAAAGCCGTCAAAGAGATCGAAGAAACAAAAGCATTACTAGCCAAAGAGTTCTGCGATCGGAAACTAGCCGAACTAAATGCACTCCAGCAGGCCTTGGAGAAACATAAAGTCATGGACCAGCTCTTCTTGAGTGACAGTCGGTACAGAAAGTACACGAAAGAAGAGATAGTTGCAGCTACAAATAACTTCTCTTCGAGTAAAATCATCGGCGAAGGAGGATACGGGAAAGTATACAAATGCAGCCTTGATCACACCCCAGTAGCACTTAAGGTTCGAAGACCTGACACAATCGAGAAGAAACAAGAATTCTTAAGAGAG ATCTGTGTCTTAAGCCAGCTTAGACATCCTCATGTGGTTCTTCTCGTCGGTGCTTGTCCTGATAACGGTAGCCTTGTCTATGAGTACATGGAGAACGGAAGCTTAGATGCTCACATCTCTCGCAAGAAAGGGAAACCATCTCTCCCATGGTTCATCAGATTCAGAATCATCTACGAAACAGCATGTGGGTTAGCTTTCCTCCACAACTCAAAACCAGAGCCCATCGTCCACCGTGATCTCAAACCAGGCAACATTCTCTTAGACAAGAACTATTAA
- the LOC108828177 gene encoding U-box domain-containing protein 34 isoform X4, producing MYKQDLRKEYEEVFVPFNKICGSIKVETLLLEHDDPAKALLKYITDSDVECLVIGSCSPSFLTRKKGQEMPLTVLGKSPETCEVYVIAKDRVLTKSTNQLSPVKLSADKPYSFRTPKVAETHHINRTCSDKTGLAASYMSPSPARNQIRRPVSLPPSHQVSRVFSPAQASTSIPLAHDEQVRSIFGNNFISTSNMQLNPGANTKTPQSNVMYEVEQLRKQVQTTLNMYKQACKELVHKQTQVQSLSYECIKDTKRVISALEKEEMLRKEAEEEKQKHLKAVKEIEETKALLAKEFCDRKLAELNALQQALEKHKVMDQLFLSDSRYRKYTKEEIVAATNNFSSSKIIGEGGYGKVYKCSLDHTPVALKVRRPDTIEKKQEFLREICVLSQLRHPHVVLLVGACPDNGSLVYEYMENGSLDAHISRKKGKPSLPWFIRFRIIYETACGLAFLHNSKPEPIVHRDLKPGNILLDKNY from the exons ATGTACAAACAAGATTTGAGAAAAGAATACGAAGAGGTCTTTGTGCCGTTTAATAAGATCTGCGGTTCAATCAAA GTTGAGACTCTGTTGCTGGAACATGATGATCCTGCAAAGGCGCTTTTGAAGTATATAACAGATAGTGACGTTGAGTGTTTAGTGATTGGCTCCTGCTCTCCAAGTTTCCTTACAAG GAAAAAGGGACAAGAAATGCCATTAACGGTACTAGGAAAATCTCCAGAGACATGTGAAGTATATGTTATCGCCAAAGATCGAGTACTGACCAAATCAACCAATCAGTTATCTCCAG TGAAACTTTCAGCAGATAAACCATATAGTTTCCGCACACCCAAAGTAGCAGAAACTCATCATATCAACCGTACATGCTCGGATAAGACAGGATTGGCAGCTTCATACATGTCACCATCACCAGCTAGGAATCAGATTCGAAGGCCCGTCTCTTTGCCGCCTAGTCATCAAGTCTCTCGAGTGTTTTCTCCTGCACAGGCCTCAACTAGTATCCCTTTGGCCCATGACGAACAAGTCCGCtctatatttggaaataattttatttccaCTAGTAACATGCAGTTGAACCCTGGAGCTAACACGAAAACACCCCAG TCAAATGTAATGTATGAGGTAGAGCAGCTAAGGAAACAAGTACAAACCACTCTTAACATGTACAAGCAAGCTTGTAAAGAGCTAGTTCATAAACAAACACAG GTGCAGTCTCTTTCCTATGAGTGTATCAAAGACACCAAAAGGGTCATATCAGCTCTGGAAAAAGAAGAAATGCTGAgaaaagaagcagaagaagagaaacaaaagcATCTAAAAGCCGTCAAAGAGATCGAAGAAACAAAAGCATTACTAGCCAAAGAGTTCTGCGATCGGAAACTAGCCGAACTAAATGCACTCCAGCAGGCCTTGGAGAAACATAAAGTCATGGACCAGCTCTTCTTGAGTGACAGTCGGTACAGAAAGTACACGAAAGAAGAGATAGTTGCAGCTACAAATAACTTCTCTTCGAGTAAAATCATCGGCGAAGGAGGATACGGGAAAGTATACAAATGCAGCCTTGATCACACCCCAGTAGCACTTAAGGTTCGAAGACCTGACACAATCGAGAAGAAACAAGAATTCTTAAGAGAG ATCTGTGTCTTAAGCCAGCTTAGACATCCTCATGTGGTTCTTCTCGTCGGTGCTTGTCCTGATAACGGTAGCCTTGTCTATGAGTACATGGAGAACGGAAGCTTAGATGCTCACATCTCTCGCAAGAAAGGGAAACCATCTCTCCCATGGTTCATCAGATTCAGAATCATCTACGAAACAGCATGTGGGTTAGCTTTCCTCCACAACTCAAAACCAGAGCCCATCGTCCACCGTGATCTCAAACCAGGCAACATTCTCTTAGACAAGAACTATTAA
- the LOC108828178 gene encoding lycopene epsilon cyclase, chloroplastic isoform X2 has protein sequence MECVGARNFAATAAFTAFPSWSSSRRIFPVVNRCSFSHLRLCTVRASGGGAGSGCVAVREDYADEEDFVKAGGSEILYVQMQQNKDMDEQSKLVDKLPPISIGGDGGALDLVVIGCGPAGLALAAESAKLGLKVGLIGPDLPFTNNYGVWEDEFNDLGLQKCIEHVWRDTIVYLDDGNPITIGRAYGRVSRRLLHEELLRRCVESGVSYLSSKVESITEAPDGLRLVSCEHNTVVPCRLATVASGAASGKLLQYEVGGPRVCVQTAYGVEVEVENSPYDPEQMVFMDYRDYTNEKVRSLEAEYPTFLYAMPMTKTRVFFEETCLASKDVMPFDLLKNKLMLRLDTLGIRILKTYEEEWSYIPVGGSLPDTEQKNLAFGAAASMVHPATGYSVVRSLSEAPKYASVIADILNQESTTSFTRHINTNISRQAWDTLWPPERKRQRAFFLFGLALIVQLDIEGIRCFFHTFFRLPKWMWRGFLGSTLTSGDLVMFAFYMFIIAPNALRKGLINHLISDPTGATMIKTYLRV, from the exons ATGGAGTGTGTTGGTGCTCGCAATTTCGCCGCAACGGCGGCGTTCACAGCTTTTCCGTCTTGGAGTTCTTCGCGTAGAATCTTCCCGGTGGTTAATAGATGCAGCTTTAGTCATCTCCGGTTGTGCACAGTCAGAGCTAGCGGCGGCGGAGCAGGTTCCGGTTGCGTTGCGGTGAGAGAGGATTACGCCGACGAGGAAGACTTCGTCAAGGCTGGTGGTTCGGAGATTCTTTACGTTCAAATGCAGCAGAACAAAGACATGGATGAACAGTCTAAGCTTGTTGATAAG ctaCCTCCTATATCAATTGGTGGTGATGGTGGTGCTTTGGACCTAGTGGTTATTGGTTGTGGTCCTGCTGGTTTAGCTTTGGCTGCTGAATCAGCTAAGTTAGGTCTTAAAGTTGGACTCATTGGTCCGGATCTTCCTTTTACAAACAACTACGGTGTTTGGGAAGATGAATTCAACg atCTTGGTCTTCAAAAATGTATTGAGCATGTTTGGAGAGATACTATTGTCTATCTGGATGATGGCAATCCTATCACCATCGGTCGTGCTTATGGAAGAGTTAGTCGACGTTTACTTCACGAGGAGCTCTTGAGGAG GTGTGTGGAGTCAGGTGTCTCGTATCTTAGCTCCAAAGTTGAGAGCATAACAGAAGCTCCCGATGGCCTTAGGCTTGTTTCCTGTGAACACAACACCGTTGTTCCGTGCCGGCTTGCCACTGTTGCTTCTGGGGCAGCTTCAGGGAAGCTCTTGCAATACGAAGTTGGGGGTCCTAGAGTCTGTGTCCAAACCGCTTACGGCGTGGAGGTTGAGGTGGAAAACAGTCCATATGATCCAGAGCAGATGGTGTTCATGGACTACAGAGATTATACAAACGAGAAAGTCCGGAGCTTAGAAGCTGAGTATCCAACGTTTCTCTACGCTATGCCTATGACAAAAACAAGAGTATTCTTTgag GAGACATGTCTTGCTTCAAAAGATGTCATGCCTTTTGATCTGCTAAAAAATAAGCTCATGTTAAGATTAGATACACTTGGAATCCGAATACTAAAGACTTACGAAGAG GAATGGTCTTATATCCCAGTAGGTGGTTCCTTGCCAGACACTGAACAAAAGAATCTCGCCTTTGGTGCTGCAGCTAGCATGGTACATCCTGCAACAG GCTATTCAGTTGTGAGATCTTTGTCTGAAGCTCCAAAATACGCATCAGTCATCGCGGATATACTAAACCAAGAGTCTACTACTTCCTTCACCAGACACATCAACACCAATATTTCAAGACAAG CTTGGGATACTTTATGGCCACCAGAAAGAAAACGGCAAAGAGCATTCTTTCTCTTTGGTCTTGCGCTCATAGTTCAACTCGATATCGAAGGCATTAGATGCTTCTTCCACACTTTCTTCCGCCttccaaaatg GATGTGGCGAGGGTTTCTAGGATCAACATTAACATCAGGAGACCTCGTTATGTTTGCTTTCTACATGTTCATCATTGCACCAAACGCTTTGAGAAAAGGTCTCATTAATCATCTTATCTCTGATCCAACCGGAGCAACCATGATTAAAACTTATCTCAGAGTATGA
- the LOC108828178 gene encoding lycopene epsilon cyclase, chloroplastic isoform X1, whose product MECVGARNFAATAAFTAFPSWSSSRRIFPVVNRCSFSHLRLCTVRASGGGAGSGCVAVREDYADEEDFVKAGGSEILYVQMQQNKDMDEQSKLVDKLPPISIGGDGGALDLVVIGCGPAGLALAAESAKLGLKVGLIGPDLPFTNNYGVWEDEFNDLGLQKCIEHVWRDTIVYLDDGNPITIGRAYGRVSRRLLHEELLRRCVESGVSYLSSKVESITEAPDGLRLVSCEHNTVVPCRLATVASGAASGKLLQYEVGGPRVCVQTAYGVEVEVENSPYDPEQMVFMDYRDYTNEKVRSLEAEYPTFLYAMPMTKTRVFFELGVSLQETCLASKDVMPFDLLKNKLMLRLDTLGIRILKTYEEEWSYIPVGGSLPDTEQKNLAFGAAASMVHPATGYSVVRSLSEAPKYASVIADILNQESTTSFTRHINTNISRQAWDTLWPPERKRQRAFFLFGLALIVQLDIEGIRCFFHTFFRLPKWMWRGFLGSTLTSGDLVMFAFYMFIIAPNALRKGLINHLISDPTGATMIKTYLRV is encoded by the exons ATGGAGTGTGTTGGTGCTCGCAATTTCGCCGCAACGGCGGCGTTCACAGCTTTTCCGTCTTGGAGTTCTTCGCGTAGAATCTTCCCGGTGGTTAATAGATGCAGCTTTAGTCATCTCCGGTTGTGCACAGTCAGAGCTAGCGGCGGCGGAGCAGGTTCCGGTTGCGTTGCGGTGAGAGAGGATTACGCCGACGAGGAAGACTTCGTCAAGGCTGGTGGTTCGGAGATTCTTTACGTTCAAATGCAGCAGAACAAAGACATGGATGAACAGTCTAAGCTTGTTGATAAG ctaCCTCCTATATCAATTGGTGGTGATGGTGGTGCTTTGGACCTAGTGGTTATTGGTTGTGGTCCTGCTGGTTTAGCTTTGGCTGCTGAATCAGCTAAGTTAGGTCTTAAAGTTGGACTCATTGGTCCGGATCTTCCTTTTACAAACAACTACGGTGTTTGGGAAGATGAATTCAACg atCTTGGTCTTCAAAAATGTATTGAGCATGTTTGGAGAGATACTATTGTCTATCTGGATGATGGCAATCCTATCACCATCGGTCGTGCTTATGGAAGAGTTAGTCGACGTTTACTTCACGAGGAGCTCTTGAGGAG GTGTGTGGAGTCAGGTGTCTCGTATCTTAGCTCCAAAGTTGAGAGCATAACAGAAGCTCCCGATGGCCTTAGGCTTGTTTCCTGTGAACACAACACCGTTGTTCCGTGCCGGCTTGCCACTGTTGCTTCTGGGGCAGCTTCAGGGAAGCTCTTGCAATACGAAGTTGGGGGTCCTAGAGTCTGTGTCCAAACCGCTTACGGCGTGGAGGTTGAGGTGGAAAACAGTCCATATGATCCAGAGCAGATGGTGTTCATGGACTACAGAGATTATACAAACGAGAAAGTCCGGAGCTTAGAAGCTGAGTATCCAACGTTTCTCTACGCTATGCCTATGACAAAAACAAGAGTATTCTTTgag CTTGGAGTATCTTTGCAGGAGACATGTCTTGCTTCAAAAGATGTCATGCCTTTTGATCTGCTAAAAAATAAGCTCATGTTAAGATTAGATACACTTGGAATCCGAATACTAAAGACTTACGAAGAG GAATGGTCTTATATCCCAGTAGGTGGTTCCTTGCCAGACACTGAACAAAAGAATCTCGCCTTTGGTGCTGCAGCTAGCATGGTACATCCTGCAACAG GCTATTCAGTTGTGAGATCTTTGTCTGAAGCTCCAAAATACGCATCAGTCATCGCGGATATACTAAACCAAGAGTCTACTACTTCCTTCACCAGACACATCAACACCAATATTTCAAGACAAG CTTGGGATACTTTATGGCCACCAGAAAGAAAACGGCAAAGAGCATTCTTTCTCTTTGGTCTTGCGCTCATAGTTCAACTCGATATCGAAGGCATTAGATGCTTCTTCCACACTTTCTTCCGCCttccaaaatg GATGTGGCGAGGGTTTCTAGGATCAACATTAACATCAGGAGACCTCGTTATGTTTGCTTTCTACATGTTCATCATTGCACCAAACGCTTTGAGAAAAGGTCTCATTAATCATCTTATCTCTGATCCAACCGGAGCAACCATGATTAAAACTTATCTCAGAGTATGA